The Carnobacterium divergens genome includes a window with the following:
- the dltC gene encoding D-alanine--poly(phosphoribitol) ligase subunit DltC has product MNTKEEVLDLLEELTGTDEVKENLEMNLFDEGVLDSLGTVQLLIEVEARFGVSVPVSEFDRAEWATPNLISQKIESLM; this is encoded by the coding sequence ATGAATACAAAAGAAGAAGTCTTAGATTTACTAGAAGAATTAACTGGAACAGATGAAGTAAAAGAAAATTTAGAGATGAACTTATTTGATGAAGGGGTTTTAGATTCATTAGGAACTGTACAATTATTGATTGAAGTAGAAGCAAGATTTGGTGTTTCGGTACCTGTTTCTGAATTTGACCGCGCAGAGTGGGCAACGCCTAACTTAATTAGTCAAAAAATTGAGTCTTTAATGTAA
- the dltB gene encoding D-alanyl-lipoteichoic acid biosynthesis protein DltB yields the protein MSLPYEAPKYFVLLTVLFLPIIIGLLNGKRFLIYQNLVTLGLLYVTFGGSNWKQGISIIVYVIWQVLLVYLYHRYRMQKNETNVFVGAVILAIAPLAIVKIFPFVTGHTSIIGFLGISYLTFKAVQMVMEIRDGIIKEYNPLMFLQFLLFFPTISSGPIDRYRRFEKDFVTPPDKEKYATLLGKGIMMIFIGCLYKFIIAHYIGQFAVPFTEQMALHTKGFSMSLLLYMYSYSFYLFFDFAGYSLFAVGTSYLLGIETPINFNKPFISQNLKDFWNRWHMSLSFWFRDYVFMRMVFMLMKKKVFKSRVTVSNVGYLTLFLLMGVWHGLTWYYIAYGLFHGVAMCINEAWLRFKKKHKKQLPSNFATKGLAIFITFNVVCFSFLIFSGIFDKMIH from the coding sequence ATGAGTTTACCCTATGAAGCACCCAAATATTTTGTACTATTGACGGTTTTATTTTTACCCATTATTATTGGGTTGTTAAATGGCAAGCGATTTTTGATTTATCAAAATCTCGTAACACTAGGCTTGCTGTACGTGACGTTTGGTGGTAGCAACTGGAAGCAAGGTATTTCAATTATTGTATATGTTATTTGGCAAGTCCTTCTAGTTTACCTTTACCATCGTTATCGAATGCAGAAAAACGAAACGAATGTCTTTGTAGGTGCAGTAATTTTAGCCATTGCTCCATTAGCAATCGTAAAAATTTTCCCATTTGTTACTGGACACACCTCGATTATTGGCTTTTTAGGGATTTCATATTTAACCTTTAAGGCCGTTCAAATGGTCATGGAAATTCGAGACGGCATCATTAAGGAATACAATCCATTGATGTTCCTCCAGTTCCTGTTATTTTTCCCAACGATTTCTTCCGGTCCAATTGATCGTTACCGTCGTTTTGAAAAGGATTTTGTGACACCTCCTGATAAGGAAAAATATGCAACGCTTCTTGGAAAAGGCATTATGATGATTTTCATAGGCTGTTTGTATAAGTTTATTATTGCTCACTATATTGGGCAATTTGCAGTTCCCTTTACAGAACAGATGGCTTTGCATACAAAAGGCTTTTCAATGAGCTTATTGTTGTATATGTATAGTTACAGTTTTTATTTGTTTTTCGATTTTGCAGGGTACAGCTTATTCGCAGTTGGAACCAGCTATTTATTAGGAATTGAAACACCGATTAACTTTAACAAGCCGTTTATCAGCCAAAATTTAAAAGATTTTTGGAATAGATGGCATATGTCGTTATCTTTCTGGTTTAGAGATTATGTCTTTATGAGAATGGTCTTTATGCTAATGAAGAAAAAAGTCTTTAAGAGTCGCGTAACGGTCTCTAATGTGGGCTACTTAACCTTATTCTTATTAATGGGTGTGTGGCACGGTTTAACGTGGTACTACATTGCGTATGGATTGTTTCACGGCGTGGCAATGTGTATCAATGAGGCGTGGCTTCGTTTTAAAAAGAAACACAAAAAACAACTGCCAAGTAATTTTGCAACGAAAGGGTTAGCCATTTTTATTACGTTTAACGTTGTCTGCTTTAGCTTCCTGATATTCTCAGGGATTTTTGATAAAATGATTCACTAA
- the dltA gene encoding D-alanine--poly(phosphoribitol) ligase subunit DltA, producing the protein MTETIIERLKKISEQYPDAICYDAGTKQYSFELLMEQSDKVASYLNQQTALTKKAPILVFGGLQFEMLVTFLGCMKAGHAYIPVDGHTPSERLEQIISIAKPAMVISIEDLPIALEAKQLKIDRTTLWNVLDAEKVLPLPISEAVQGDENVYIIFTSGTTGVPKGVQISHDNLISFSEWMANDFPLGKNKRFLAQAPFSFDLSVMDLYPSLLSGGTLVPLTKEVTTNFKLLFEKLPTLDLNVWVSTPSFMDICLMEPHFDAEHYPSLETFLFCGEELTNRTATLLNDRFPKAAVFNTYGPTEATVAITEVLITPEVTTEYPRLPIGRVKSDTEVILVDEELNQVVSGMPGEMVITGPSVSKGYLNNPEKTAETFYQIDGVQAYRTGDIGKYEGDQLFYQGRIDFQVKLHGYRIELEDIDHNIEQVSYVKAATVVPKIKDHKVQSLVAFVVAKEHDFEKNYQLTNAIKKELQPLIMDYMMPQKWNYVEQLPLTQNGKVDRKGLMNEVNS; encoded by the coding sequence ATGACAGAAACGATTATAGAACGACTAAAAAAAATTTCAGAACAATATCCAGATGCAATTTGCTATGATGCTGGAACAAAACAGTATTCCTTTGAGTTATTGATGGAACAATCAGATAAAGTTGCAAGTTATTTAAACCAACAAACAGCATTGACAAAAAAAGCGCCAATTCTTGTTTTTGGCGGGTTGCAGTTTGAGATGTTAGTGACGTTTTTAGGATGTATGAAAGCCGGACATGCTTATATTCCAGTTGATGGACATACTCCCTCAGAGCGTTTGGAACAAATTATTTCGATTGCAAAGCCAGCAATGGTGATTTCAATCGAAGATTTACCGATTGCACTTGAAGCAAAGCAATTGAAAATAGACAGGACAACATTGTGGAATGTGCTAGATGCTGAAAAAGTGTTACCTTTACCGATATCAGAAGCTGTTCAAGGAGATGAAAATGTCTACATTATTTTTACATCTGGAACAACAGGCGTCCCCAAAGGCGTTCAAATCAGCCATGATAACCTCATTAGTTTTAGTGAGTGGATGGCCAATGACTTCCCACTTGGCAAGAACAAGCGCTTTTTAGCGCAAGCACCATTTTCATTTGACTTATCCGTAATGGATTTATACCCATCGTTGTTATCTGGTGGTACATTAGTTCCTTTAACAAAAGAAGTGACAACAAATTTCAAGCTTTTGTTTGAAAAATTGCCGACTCTAGACTTAAATGTATGGGTATCAACGCCTTCATTTATGGATATTTGTCTAATGGAACCCCATTTTGATGCAGAGCATTATCCATCGTTAGAAACCTTCCTATTTTGTGGCGAAGAGTTAACGAACCGAACAGCAACGTTATTAAATGACCGTTTTCCAAAGGCAGCAGTTTTTAACACCTATGGTCCGACCGAAGCAACGGTTGCGATTACAGAAGTTTTGATTACGCCAGAGGTTACAACAGAATACCCACGTTTGCCAATTGGTCGCGTGAAGTCGGACACAGAAGTAATCTTAGTGGATGAAGAGTTAAATCAAGTAGTAAGTGGCATGCCTGGAGAAATGGTGATTACAGGACCAAGCGTCTCTAAAGGTTACCTTAATAATCCTGAAAAAACAGCGGAAACTTTCTATCAAATTGACGGCGTGCAAGCGTATCGAACAGGCGATATTGGAAAATATGAAGGCGATCAATTATTCTATCAAGGACGAATTGATTTTCAAGTGAAACTTCATGGCTACCGAATTGAATTGGAAGATATTGATCATAATATCGAACAAGTGTCTTACGTAAAAGCAGCAACCGTTGTTCCAAAAATAAAAGATCACAAAGTTCAAAGTTTAGTGGCTTTTGTTGTGGCGAAAGAGCATGATTTTGAAAAAAACTATCAATTGACTAATGCAATCAAAAAAGAGTTGCAGCCGTTGATTATGGACTATATGATGCCTCAAAAATGGAATTACGTTGAGCAGTTGCCGCTAACCCAAAATGGCAAAGTGGATCGAAAAGGATTAATGAATGAGGTGAATTCATGA
- a CDS encoding teichoic acid D-Ala incorporation-associated protein DltX has protein sequence MKEAIQKLKENDIVVFCAKTVFYLAILLILVYLYDYTNTDSGNFIYNEF, from the coding sequence ATGAAAGAAGCCATTCAAAAATTAAAAGAAAATGATATTGTGGTATTTTGTGCAAAGACCGTATTTTATTTAGCGATTTTATTAATTTTGGTTTACTTATACGATTACACAAATACAGACAGTGGCAATTTTATTTATAATGAATTTTAA
- the uvrC gene encoding excinuclease ABC subunit UvrC has protein sequence MNEHIEHKLALLPDQPGCYLMKDKNGTIIYVGKAKVLKNRVRSYFRGSHDTKTERLVSEIVDFEYIVTGSNIEALLLEINLIKKNDPKYNIMLKDDKTYPFIKITNEKYPRLLITRKVLKDKAIYFGPYPDVKAANETKKLLDKLYPLRKCKMLPNRVCLYYHLGQCLGCCVKDIPKETYTEMVEEIKRFLNGGYEDVKNELTEKMETASLNMEFEKAAEFRDQINSIETTLIRQKMTSADFIDRDVFGYAVDKGWMCVQVFFVRQGKLIERDVSLFPFYNEEEADFLTFIGQFYQKNQHFIPKEILIPKNIDRESVAALVDAKILQPQKGQKKELVVLANKNASVSLQEKFSLIEKKEERTLGAVKNLGDAMNIPAPIRIEAFDNSNIMGVDPVSAMVVFIDGKPAKNEYRKYKIKTVVGPDDYASMREVIYRRYSRVLKDELPLPDLVLIDGGKGQVDAAKEVLENQLGLEIPIAGLAKDNKHRTSELLFGPKLGVIPLKRNSQEFFLLQRIQDEVHRFAITFHRQLRNKNSFASKLDGIDGLGPTRKKNLLKSFKSVKNIQEASIEELKAVGLPKNVAENVMKHFSALE, from the coding sequence ATGAATGAACATATCGAGCATAAATTAGCTCTTTTGCCAGACCAACCTGGCTGTTACCTAATGAAGGATAAAAACGGCACCATTATTTATGTTGGAAAGGCAAAAGTATTGAAAAACCGTGTTCGTTCTTATTTTAGAGGAAGTCACGACACAAAAACAGAACGTTTAGTCAGCGAAATTGTTGATTTTGAATATATCGTAACGGGCTCCAATATTGAAGCGTTGTTATTAGAAATAAATTTGATTAAAAAAAATGATCCTAAATACAATATCATGTTAAAAGATGATAAGACTTATCCTTTCATTAAAATTACCAATGAAAAATACCCGCGTTTATTGATTACGAGAAAAGTATTAAAGGATAAGGCGATTTATTTTGGACCGTATCCAGATGTTAAAGCAGCCAATGAAACCAAGAAATTATTAGATAAACTTTACCCACTAAGAAAATGTAAAATGTTGCCAAATCGCGTGTGCCTCTATTATCATCTAGGACAATGTTTGGGTTGTTGTGTGAAAGACATTCCCAAAGAAACCTACACTGAGATGGTAGAAGAAATCAAACGATTCTTAAACGGCGGCTACGAAGATGTAAAAAATGAGTTGACAGAAAAAATGGAAACAGCAAGCTTAAACATGGAATTTGAAAAAGCCGCTGAATTTCGAGATCAAATCAATTCAATTGAAACCACCTTGATTCGTCAAAAAATGACAAGTGCCGATTTTATCGACCGCGATGTGTTCGGATATGCAGTCGATAAAGGCTGGATGTGTGTCCAAGTCTTTTTTGTTCGTCAAGGAAAATTAATTGAACGAGATGTTTCTTTGTTTCCTTTCTATAACGAAGAAGAAGCTGATTTTCTAACCTTTATCGGTCAGTTTTATCAAAAAAATCAACACTTTATACCAAAAGAAATTTTGATTCCTAAAAATATTGATCGTGAAAGTGTAGCAGCACTAGTAGATGCTAAAATACTTCAACCACAAAAAGGCCAAAAAAAGGAATTAGTCGTACTAGCCAACAAAAATGCCAGCGTATCCCTTCAAGAAAAATTCTCACTGATTGAGAAAAAAGAAGAGCGGACATTAGGGGCAGTTAAAAATTTAGGGGACGCAATGAATATTCCGGCTCCAATTCGCATCGAAGCTTTTGACAATTCGAATATTATGGGAGTGGATCCCGTTTCAGCAATGGTCGTGTTTATTGACGGGAAACCTGCTAAGAATGAGTACCGAAAATACAAAATTAAAACCGTTGTGGGACCAGATGATTATGCGTCAATGCGAGAAGTCATTTATCGACGCTATTCACGTGTTTTAAAGGACGAGCTACCATTGCCTGATTTAGTCTTGATAGATGGCGGAAAAGGGCAGGTAGACGCTGCTAAGGAAGTATTAGAGAACCAGTTAGGCTTAGAAATTCCAATCGCAGGATTAGCTAAAGATAACAAGCATCGAACGAGTGAACTGTTATTTGGTCCAAAACTAGGTGTCATTCCATTAAAACGAAACAGTCAAGAATTCTTCTTACTGCAACGAATTCAAGATGAAGTCCATCGTTTCGCGATTACCTTCCACCGTCAATTGCGAAATAAAAACAGTTTTGCCTCTAAATTAGATGGCATCGATGGCTTAGGTCCAACCCGTAAAAAGAATTTATTGAAATCCTTTAAGTCTGTCAAAAATATCCAAGAAGCCTCAATAGAAGAGTTAAAAGCTGTTGGACTTCCTAAAAATGTAGCTGAAAATGTAATGAAGCATTTCAGTGCACTAGAATAA
- a CDS encoding alpha/beta fold hydrolase: MKAVYIPVDNTEIYCRISGEGKPLILLHGNGEDSSIFEDQIEAFSQKYQVIAIDTRGHGRSEHGQYPLSFTRLALDVVEVMDYFNVRKAAIVGFSDGGNIALYVALKYPEYVQSLIIVGANLETDGMKKLPVLQVKLAYKMTKLLGQVSRYFNQRKQIIDLMLKQLQLTPEQLQTIQAPVLVVAGDHDMIEEAHTELIAASLPNSQLKIIPDADHFLIMKKPDLFNRLVCSFLEEVYP; this comes from the coding sequence ATGAAAGCCGTTTATATTCCAGTTGATAACACCGAGATTTATTGTAGAATTTCAGGTGAAGGAAAACCTCTTATTTTACTACATGGCAATGGAGAAGACAGTAGTATCTTCGAAGACCAAATAGAAGCATTTAGTCAGAAATATCAAGTGATTGCCATTGATACAAGAGGACATGGACGTTCAGAGCATGGCCAATATCCGCTTAGCTTTACACGATTAGCGTTAGATGTTGTGGAAGTAATGGATTATTTTAATGTTCGTAAGGCGGCAATTGTTGGGTTTAGTGATGGTGGCAATATCGCGTTATATGTAGCCTTAAAATATCCTGAATATGTTCAATCGTTAATTATCGTAGGGGCAAACTTAGAAACAGATGGCATGAAAAAACTTCCTGTTTTGCAAGTGAAGTTAGCTTATAAAATGACCAAACTGTTAGGACAGGTGAGTCGCTATTTTAATCAACGCAAACAAATCATTGATTTAATGTTGAAACAACTCCAACTAACACCAGAACAATTACAAACGATTCAAGCACCTGTGTTAGTTGTGGCGGGAGATCATGATATGATTGAAGAAGCGCACACCGAATTGATCGCTGCGTCCTTACCTAACAGTCAATTAAAAATTATTCCAGATGCAGATCATTTTCTAATTATGAAAAAACCAGATCTATTTAATCGGTTAGTATGTTCATTTTTAGAAGAAGTGTATCCCTAA
- the trxA gene encoding thioredoxin, whose protein sequence is MVLAVTDQTFENETKEGLVITDFWATWCGPCRMQSPVLDLLEEEKGEQVKIVKMDVDQNPEVPASFGIMSIPTLLVKKDGEVVEKLVGYHAKEQLEEIIKKYA, encoded by the coding sequence ATGGTATTAGCAGTTACAGATCAAACATTTGAAAATGAAACAAAAGAAGGGTTAGTAATCACTGATTTTTGGGCAACGTGGTGCGGACCTTGTCGGATGCAATCCCCTGTATTAGATCTTTTAGAAGAAGAAAAAGGCGAACAAGTAAAAATCGTAAAAATGGATGTGGATCAAAATCCAGAAGTACCCGCTTCATTTGGTATTATGAGCATCCCAACATTACTTGTTAAAAAAGATGGCGAAGTGGTTGAAAAATTAGTGGGCTATCACGCAAAAGAACAACTAGAAGAAATCATTAAAAAATACGCTTAA
- a CDS encoding endonuclease MutS2 — protein MNKKISYTLEFDKIKQALVRYTSSELGREQAEGIAPSTSIEEVEKWQEETEDGAKILRLRGGMPIPKLQNIRPHLKRLEIGAMLNGLEIAQIGKILKTTSEVTRFFDDLKDAEIELHQLYELVAKLVTLPTLSQLIRETVDEDGRVLDDASQALKGIRNGMKRAESNIREKLDGMVRGKSAQYLSDAIVTMRNDRYVIPVKQEYRGHFGGVVHDQSSTGQTLFIEPQSVVDLNNRLRQLQIEERQEIDRILAEISNEIEPFGNEILNNTYLLGKLDFIGAKASYAKAIKGTRPLISETNDIKFHQARHPLLDEKIAVANDITIGGDYQAVVITGPNTGGKTITLKTLGLLQLMGQSGLQLPVAEESQMGIFNEIFADIGDEQSIEQSLSTFSSHMTNIVSILDQIDEKSLILFDELGAGTDPQEGAALAIAILDKVGEIGSFVMATTHYPELKAYGYNRPKTINASMEFDVESLSPTYRLLIGVPGRSNAFEISKRLGLDETVIQAASSLIDGESQNLNEMIADLENRRKMTETEYLEVRHYVEEAEQLHLDLQTAITQFYEEREVLMKKAREKANQVVETAEEEASQIVKDLRKMQLTGQFEGGIKEHELIDAKTRLSKLHHEEALAKNKVLKKAKEQKTFKKGDEVMVHSYGQRGILMEKVDNNQWLVQIGILKMKIKESDLSRVQAEKETARKMVATVRSESNSHVSTQLDLRGERYESALKELDQYLDAALLAGYPQVTIVHGKGTGALRQGVTQALKNHRSIKKFETAPANQGGNGATIVEFK, from the coding sequence ATGAATAAAAAAATTAGTTACACACTTGAATTTGATAAAATCAAACAGGCACTTGTTCGTTACACTTCTTCTGAGTTAGGAAGAGAGCAAGCGGAAGGAATAGCTCCTTCAACCTCCATCGAGGAAGTTGAAAAATGGCAGGAAGAAACGGAGGATGGCGCAAAAATCTTGCGTTTACGTGGTGGAATGCCGATTCCCAAACTGCAAAACATTCGCCCTCATTTGAAACGTTTAGAAATCGGAGCCATGCTAAATGGCCTTGAGATTGCTCAAATCGGTAAAATTTTAAAAACGACGTCAGAAGTAACACGCTTCTTTGACGACTTAAAAGATGCTGAAATCGAGTTGCATCAATTATATGAACTAGTAGCAAAACTTGTCACACTGCCAACATTAAGCCAATTAATACGTGAAACAGTGGATGAAGACGGTCGCGTTTTAGATGACGCAAGTCAAGCGTTAAAAGGCATTCGCAACGGAATGAAGCGAGCAGAGAGCAACATTCGTGAAAAATTAGATGGCATGGTACGTGGCAAAAGTGCTCAGTATTTAAGTGATGCGATTGTGACTATGCGAAATGATCGTTACGTGATTCCAGTCAAACAAGAATACCGAGGTCATTTCGGTGGGGTTGTCCACGATCAAAGTTCAACAGGTCAAACTTTATTTATCGAACCACAAAGTGTCGTTGACTTAAACAATCGCTTAAGACAACTACAAATAGAAGAGCGTCAAGAAATTGACCGTATTTTAGCTGAAATTTCAAATGAAATCGAACCATTTGGCAATGAAATTTTAAACAATACCTATTTATTAGGAAAATTAGATTTCATCGGTGCAAAAGCTAGTTATGCAAAAGCCATTAAAGGAACGAGACCTTTGATTAGCGAAACAAATGACATCAAATTTCACCAAGCAAGACATCCTTTATTGGATGAAAAAATAGCAGTAGCAAATGACATTACTATTGGTGGTGATTACCAAGCTGTTGTGATTACGGGACCAAATACGGGTGGGAAAACCATTACATTAAAAACACTTGGTTTGTTGCAATTAATGGGACAATCGGGCTTACAATTGCCAGTAGCAGAAGAAAGTCAGATGGGAATCTTCAATGAGATTTTTGCCGATATTGGCGACGAACAATCGATTGAACAAAGCTTAAGTACCTTCTCTTCTCACATGACTAATATTGTGTCTATTTTAGATCAAATTGATGAAAAAAGCTTAATCTTATTTGATGAATTAGGAGCTGGAACCGATCCTCAAGAAGGAGCGGCTTTAGCGATTGCCATTTTAGATAAAGTAGGGGAAATTGGCAGTTTTGTGATGGCAACAACCCACTATCCTGAATTAAAAGCCTATGGCTATAATCGGCCTAAAACCATCAATGCAAGTATGGAATTTGATGTTGAATCGTTGAGCCCAACGTATCGTTTACTAATTGGCGTACCTGGACGTAGTAATGCTTTCGAGATTTCGAAACGATTAGGATTAGATGAAACCGTGATTCAAGCAGCGAGCAGCTTGATTGATGGGGAAAGTCAAAACCTAAATGAAATGATTGCAGATTTAGAGAATCGTCGTAAAATGACGGAAACAGAGTATCTTGAAGTGCGTCATTACGTCGAGGAAGCTGAGCAATTGCATTTAGACTTGCAAACAGCCATTACTCAATTTTACGAAGAACGAGAAGTTTTAATGAAGAAAGCTCGTGAAAAAGCCAATCAAGTAGTTGAAACAGCAGAAGAAGAAGCTAGCCAAATTGTTAAAGATTTACGCAAAATGCAGTTAACAGGTCAATTTGAAGGTGGCATTAAAGAACATGAACTAATTGACGCTAAAACAAGATTATCTAAACTACATCACGAAGAAGCACTAGCTAAAAATAAAGTCTTGAAAAAAGCGAAAGAACAAAAGACTTTCAAAAAAGGCGATGAAGTGATGGTTCATTCTTATGGCCAACGAGGCATTTTAATGGAAAAAGTAGACAACAATCAATGGCTAGTTCAAATTGGTATTTTAAAAATGAAAATTAAAGAATCAGATCTAAGCCGTGTCCAAGCTGAAAAGGAAACAGCACGCAAAATGGTAGCAACTGTCCGCTCAGAAAGCAACAGCCACGTTTCAACGCAATTGGATTTACGAGGCGAGCGTTACGAATCAGCTTTAAAAGAGTTGGACCAGTATTTAGACGCTGCATTATTAGCAGGTTATCCACAAGTCACTATCGTTCACGGGAAAGGAACTGGGGCTCTTAGACAAGGGGTAACCCAAGCGCTAAAAAATCATCGTTCCATTAAAAAGTTTGAAACAGCTCCCGCCAATCAAGGTGGAAATGGCGCTACGATTGTCGAATTTAAGTAG
- a CDS encoding CvpA family protein — MLSLGIIIVLVINFYGGARRGLVLQIVMTGGYLLSYIVARLYYLKLGAHLELFIPYPSATENSQFAFFDHALGLELDKAFYNAVAFMLILFIGWLVTRFIGRLLNSLTFFPIIKQANYLGGGILSVLVAYIAIFLILYVLAMIPMDTIQEMLKNSSLAQFIVKHTPILSNQIYNWWIGTIG; from the coding sequence ATGCTTTCTTTAGGAATCATCATTGTTTTAGTGATAAATTTTTATGGTGGCGCAAGAAGGGGTCTTGTCTTACAAATTGTCATGACAGGAGGCTATTTGCTCTCTTATATTGTGGCAAGACTTTATTATTTAAAATTAGGAGCTCATTTAGAACTTTTTATTCCCTATCCGTCGGCAACCGAAAACAGCCAATTCGCTTTTTTCGATCATGCCCTAGGTTTGGAACTAGATAAAGCTTTTTATAATGCAGTTGCTTTTATGTTGATTTTATTTATCGGTTGGTTGGTTACAAGATTTATTGGCCGATTATTAAATTCGTTAACGTTTTTCCCAATCATCAAACAAGCCAACTATTTAGGTGGCGGAATTTTAAGCGTACTTGTGGCTTATATTGCTATTTTTTTGATTTTATATGTATTAGCCATGATTCCAATGGATACCATCCAAGAAATGTTAAAAAATAGTAGTTTAGCGCAGTTTATTGTCAAGCATACGCCGATACTGTCCAATCAAATTTACAATTGGTGGATCGGTACAATCGGTTAA
- the zapA gene encoding cell division protein ZapA yields MSGGKKRYKATIAGKSYTIVGSRPTEHLQLVAETVDEQINQIKSLTDNLELDKMAVLTAVNAVSDQLEMQIEMEKMRQKITELETKLAKFEEG; encoded by the coding sequence TTGTCAGGTGGAAAAAAACGTTATAAGGCAACCATTGCGGGGAAATCCTATACCATTGTTGGTTCAAGACCAACTGAGCATCTTCAACTGGTAGCAGAAACCGTTGATGAGCAAATCAATCAGATTAAAAGCTTAACAGATAATCTTGAACTAGATAAAATGGCGGTTTTAACAGCAGTCAATGCCGTTTCTGATCAATTAGAAATGCAAATCGAAATGGAAAAAATGCGTCAAAAAATAACTGAGTTAGAAACTAAATTAGCAAAATTTGAAGAGGGATAA
- the rnhC gene encoding ribonuclease HIII — protein sequence MANDVLTVATATLKEMKNYYQDYLKPTTPPGALFAAKKSSVNITGYNSGKVLFQGSSAEQEAHIWKSKATTTLPSKKSTSKKPIDTPLPHGFDSWSVIGSDEVGTGSYFGPLTVVAAYVEKSQIPLLKELGVRDSKDLKDPQIIAIAKDLMTFLPFSLLNVMPEKYNQIQPTMTQGKMKAVLHNQALGHVLAKISPQKPDAILIDQFELPSTYFKHIQDQPAQIKERVYFQTKGEGHHLAVAAASIIARYAFLKGLDDLSAEAGTNIPSGAGSNVDLVAAKLLKRGGVTLLGKYAKLHFANTEKAKKISGRY from the coding sequence TTGGCAAATGATGTATTAACGGTTGCAACAGCAACTCTTAAAGAAATGAAAAATTATTATCAAGACTATTTAAAACCTACTACTCCACCTGGGGCACTTTTTGCTGCAAAAAAAAGTTCAGTAAATATCACGGGCTACAATTCTGGTAAAGTTTTATTTCAAGGAAGTTCGGCTGAGCAAGAAGCCCATATTTGGAAGAGCAAGGCCACTACTACTTTACCCTCAAAAAAAAGCACTAGTAAAAAACCAATCGACACGCCACTTCCCCACGGATTTGATTCTTGGTCCGTTATCGGAAGCGATGAGGTGGGAACAGGCAGTTACTTTGGTCCGTTAACGGTTGTAGCAGCTTATGTTGAAAAAAGTCAAATTCCATTGCTAAAGGAGCTGGGTGTGCGAGACTCTAAAGACTTAAAAGATCCTCAAATCATTGCCATTGCGAAAGACTTGATGACCTTTTTACCTTTTAGCTTGCTCAATGTAATGCCAGAGAAATACAATCAAATTCAACCAACAATGACCCAAGGAAAAATGAAAGCAGTCTTACACAATCAAGCCTTAGGACATGTCTTAGCTAAGATTTCTCCACAAAAACCGGATGCCATTTTAATTGATCAATTTGAATTGCCTAGTACTTATTTTAAACACATTCAAGATCAACCTGCGCAAATAAAAGAGCGGGTTTACTTCCAAACGAAAGGCGAGGGACATCACTTAGCTGTGGCTGCAGCTTCTATCATTGCTCGTTATGCCTTTTTAAAAGGATTGGACGACCTATCTGCAGAAGCTGGAACGAACATTCCTTCTGGCGCTGGAAGCAATGTCGATTTGGTTGCAGCTAAACTATTAAAAAGAGGTGGCGTAACACTGCTAGGAAAATACGCCAAACTTCACTTTGCTAATACTGAAAAAGCAAAAAAAATCAGTGGTCGCTACTAA
- a CDS encoding helix-turn-helix domain-containing protein: MADMNFGKQIKKVRTDNKLTQEQLAQKLMVSRQAVSSWENDRNLPDLEMVVRIAKLFDISLDQLILGDEQMTNKLVKDASEVRKAKLMVMSTSLLLIGGLCFLSSAFTESRVDSNGLLHEPYFFLIPLGYLFLFSGVITWIIHFVVKRKKR, encoded by the coding sequence ATGGCAGATATGAATTTTGGCAAACAAATCAAAAAAGTTAGAACTGATAATAAATTAACACAAGAACAATTGGCTCAAAAACTAATGGTTTCTAGACAAGCTGTTTCTAGTTGGGAGAATGATCGGAATTTACCTGATTTAGAAATGGTGGTGCGCATTGCAAAATTATTTGACATCTCACTCGATCAATTAATTTTAGGAGATGAACAGATGACAAACAAATTAGTTAAAGATGCAAGTGAAGTCAGAAAAGCAAAACTGATGGTGATGAGTACGAGCCTGTTGTTAATAGGTGGACTTTGTTTCTTATCCAGTGCATTTACAGAATCAAGAGTTGACAGCAATGGTCTGTTACATGAACCTTACTTTTTCTTAATCCCCCTAGGCTACTTATTTCTTTTTAGTGGTGTGATTACATGGATTATTCATTTCGTAGTAAAGCGCAAAAAGCGTTAA